Genomic DNA from Paenibacillus sp. KS-LC4:
AGCCATTCCAAGCCCAAGTCCACTGTTGATGGTTGGATCGACAGCTGTCTGAACAAGCTCAAGGAGCGTCTCCGCTGGCTTTGTCCAATCCGCAGCAATTACGGTGCATTTGACCGTGCCGCCACCGTTCCAAACCGGGAAAATCTTCGCCCCGCCTACGCCGTCAATTGAGCTGATCATTTGCTTGTAATCGGCTATATTACCGCCAAACGCCGGCTCATTCACAACGCTGTAATACCTTGCCCGCAAAGCCTCATCCGTTTCCGCTTCCTCGCCAGGCACCAAAATTTGCGTTAGCTCGGCGCGCGCCAATCCATCAACATAAGCAAGCGGCAGCAGCGTTCCGTATTTCTGATTGCCAACAACGCCTGCTGTCTCGCAGGTCAAGGTGAAAAGTCCCGTTCCGATTTTCCCCGTCACCGTATACCTCAGATCATCAATGGCAAACCGGCTCTGCAAAGGCACATCTACAAGCTGACCATTGCTGCCGAAAAACTCCCCTTGCCGCTGGGCGAAGGTCGCTGGCTGCCTTTCCACACCAAACTCAGCCGTGCGCCGCTCCAGCCACTCGCCCGTAGCCGTATCCGCGAACAGCAATGTCTGATTCACATCAAGCTGCGCATACATTTCTGACAGCTCGGCAGCCGCTGGCGCCAAGGCATCATAAATAACGCTGCCCTCCCGCTTATCTACATCATCTGAAACCCGCTCCAGCATACGCTGTAAAATAAAGCTGTACGTAAATGCCTCATACACGGGCCATCACCTCCTCTTTAAAGCTTCCTTCATCGGTTACTACCGTAAAACTCACCGCTGCCTTGTCCCCCTCAACCGTCAGTTCAAAATCGGTCACTTCTGCTATGCGATCATCCGCCAGCAGCGCTTCAGTAACGCGCCGCTTGAGCTCGGATCGCACATAGAGATGAGAGGATTCATTCAATAAATCCAGCTCGGAGCCATAATCAAAGCTATAGATAAAAAAGCGATATCGCTCCGTTTGCAAAATTTTGAAAACAGCCTGCTTAATTGCACTGAGGCCATCGGTCATGCCGGACATACGCTTATTGGCAAAATCGATATAATACGTCCGGCTAGGCTCAATCGCCGTTTCGGTCTCCAGCTCGCCAATTACTGCACCTTGTGGAATCATGCGCTCACCCGATCCAGCACGACAAACTGTTGTCCGCCTTGAATCCGAAGCAGCAGCACAATATCATTCACTTCCAAAGCGCGGCGAATCCGCTGCACATCGCTCACGCCTTCCGGAATAATTAAAAAATCCTCCGAAAGCGTGAAACGTTGGTCAACGTTCACCTCCAGAGGATTTGTGCCGGTTACCCGGCCGATTAACACAGCGACGGGATTTCCCGACGCATGGGCGGCAGCGCCCGCTTTTTTAATCGCATCAAGCAGTGCCATCATATCACCTTCAATTCTAATGTCATCGTATGCGCGTCCGCTTCAAGCTTGTGGGAGCATTCATCGACCAGAAAATAATGTCCAATGTCCAGTTCCTCAATGACAATCGGAACATAGGAGCCTGCACGTACGCGTAAATCACCAATCGCTTCAATGCTGAGGCTGCGCTGCTCCCGATTTTTCAGCTTCAGCAGCTGATCCAGCAATTCATTAATTTGCGCACTGTTCATTTGCTCGTCGGCTACCTGATAAAATTGCAGCAGACCCCATTTGGCGATATTCGCGCTGTCCTGTCCAATGTAGACGTCGCGCTTCCCGGTTTCCTTATTGTTTTGCACTACTTTGATCTTATTGTAAGATTCGCTGTCGATTGAGCTTTTGTACCCAAAATCCGTCATCAGGCTCCAATCGCCAATAATAGCATCCGTCTTCATGTCCTCGATATTGCGAAGCGTCAAAGCACCTGCCTCATCGTACAATACAAAGTTGCCCTTATCGTTAATCAGCGTATAATCGAGCGCCTTGCACATGATGTCGAGCAGCTTTTTGTTATCCTCAACCATAGAAGGAATGACATATTCCGTCTCCGCCAGCGTTCCTATTTTCAAGCCCGTATCCTCAGCAATTTGCTTAATCATTTGGGTAGCAGTTTTGTTGCTGAACACATACGTATCGCTCATTAGCAAATAACGAAGCTGGTCATACGCCTTGATCGTAACACTTTCATCCCTGCCAAAATTGTATTCAAACACATAGCCGTAAAATATGACCTGCCCATCCTTCGACAGACGCACGACATCGCCATTATTAACGGTGAAAGCCTGATGCTGATAAGGAGCGCCCTTAATAAGCGTAAAATCCAAGCTCGATGCAGAGCCTGTCCGCTTCGTTTTATACGTTAGGGAAGGAACGAGATTTGTCACATTCCACACTTTTCCATTCCGGTTATCAATTAAAATTTCCAGCATCTTATCACCCCGGCAGCTTCAGCACCCTGCCGATTTGCAGCCTGCGCAGCTCAGAATCGGCGATGCCATTCAGCTTCTGTATTTCCTTCCAACGCGACTCGTTACCGAGTTGCTTTCGGGCTACCCCAATGAGCGTATCGCCTCTTACGAGCGTATAGGTTTTCGGGGTTTCCTTCGTCTGTCGCTCTTTCTTGCTGCCCTTCTTTTGGCTTTTATTAATCTCTACAGGCCTTGCCTTGTAGAACACATACTTCTTCAGTCCAAGGCTGTATTCAATATCACCAGAGCCCGCCGCTTCCCGCCATTCAAACTTCTCAATGCTGACGGCAAGATTCAGATCGAAGGAGGCACCTGTGAAAATAAAGCGGATCGGACGTTTCTTTTTCATCCAGTCCTGGATCAAGGTCAAATAAACATAGGGCTCAAGCAGCGTCTCACTGGCGATAAACGAATAATTCGCTCCGGGCGCAGGAAAAAAGCTGTCGAAGGAAATCTCCGTCAGCTTCGGGCTTTGAATCACATTAATTTCGCCAAGACCAGATACGTCGTAAGATTTGCCGCTAGTTGCGTCGCTAATTTGCAGCTCAGCCGGATTAACCGGCAGTTGAAAGCCGCTTTCCTGATTATTATAGCTGAGCCAAATACCGTACTCGTGATGCTTGTTCGTAATCATTAAGCATACACCCCTTCCGCCGACGAAGCGATTTGCTCATTCAAGGAGCGCTCAATACGGCTAATGATGGTGTCGATATCGGTGCCGTTGTTAATGTCGCCGGTTTGTACACTTACGGTCGGCTGAAGCGACACGAAGTTTTGAATGTTTTTCATCTCCGCAAGCTCGCGCATCGTCTTAAGGTCCTCGCTGGCGATGTCGACGGTGTCATTAACCTTGCCGACTTCGTCGACTTTGTTGACGTTGGCGATGTCAGGTGTCTGTCCCGCACCCATGCCGGTTGCTGCTCCTGCGCCGTTGTTTCCTGTACCACCTGGTGTTTCAGCCGTTTTAGGCTGCGTGAAACCTCCACCTAGATCAGTGCTAAAATCACCCAACTTATCCGTCAGGCTTGTAGTCATATCTGATCCTTTACCAAAGCCAGTTTTAAACGAATCTCCTAAATCCATATTGTCCATTCTGTTTCCAGAGAAATCCTTAACCTTTTTTTCAGACGTTGGCTTAAATTTTTCAAGAGAATCACTGTCAAGCTTCGCTATTATGTCCCATTCAGTTCCAGTTATACTGTTGACCTTTTCTATTATCCAGTTGATTCCATCTATAAATCCATTAATAAAAGTATTAAAGTATCCCATTAACCCCACGAGAATATTGTAAACCAAATTTTGAATAGCATACCACGGATCGATGATGAGATTAGCTATGAACTCCATGAAAGAAACAATAGCGTTCCAAAAAAGTGCAATAATATTATGA
This window encodes:
- a CDS encoding baseplate J/gp47 family protein, with the protein product MYEAFTYSFILQRMLERVSDDVDKREGSVIYDALAPAAAELSEMYAQLDVNQTLLFADTATGEWLERRTAEFGVERQPATFAQRQGEFFGSNGQLVDVPLQSRFAIDDLRYTVTGKIGTGLFTLTCETAGVVGNQKYGTLLPLAYVDGLARAELTQILVPGEEAETDEALRARYYSVVNEPAFGGNIADYKQMISSIDGVGGAKIFPVWNGGGTVKCTVIAADWTKPAETLLELVQTAVDPTINSGLGLGMAPIGHEVTVTGVDAVQVAVETTIMLAEGRTIGQVQSDIEDKISAYLLELRQEWMNLQELTVRIAQIEARLLTVSGVVDVFGTTLNGAAANLALAEDEIPLLGAVVVHD
- a CDS encoding DUF2634 domain-containing protein, whose protein sequence is MIPQGAVIGELETETAIEPSRTYYIDFANKRMSGMTDGLSAIKQAVFKILQTERYRFFIYSFDYGSELDLLNESSHLYVRSELKRRVTEALLADDRIAEVTDFELTVEGDKAAVSFTVVTDEGSFKEEVMARV
- a CDS encoding DUF2577 domain-containing protein; the protein is MMALLDAIKKAGAAAHASGNPVAVLIGRVTGTNPLEVNVDQRFTLSEDFLIIPEGVSDVQRIRRALEVNDIVLLLRIQGGQQFVVLDRVSA
- a CDS encoding LysM peptidoglycan-binding domain-containing protein encodes the protein MITNKHHEYGIWLSYNNQESGFQLPVNPAELQISDATSGKSYDVSGLGEINVIQSPKLTEISFDSFFPAPGANYSFIASETLLEPYVYLTLIQDWMKKKRPIRFIFTGASFDLNLAVSIEKFEWREAAGSGDIEYSLGLKKYVFYKARPVEINKSQKKGSKKERQTKETPKTYTLVRGDTLIGVARKQLGNESRWKEIQKLNGIADSELRRLQIGRVLKLPG